The Rhododendron vialii isolate Sample 1 chromosome 8a, ASM3025357v1 genome has a window encoding:
- the LOC131335183 gene encoding palmitoyl-acyl carrier protein thioesterase, chloroplastic-like, whose product MKSMASTQNTAFCRPEAFVRAEKRNFAGLCGLGNHGKVGERLVVKANVGGYKGVDMINGRKVNGVVLNVDLGTRGIDLVKKSSSAVVNVHDPVQSWLLGRFVEDRFVYRQTFVIRSYEIGPDKTATMETLMNLLQETALNHVTCSGLAGNGFGATREMSLRKLIWVVTRIHVQVDKYSSWGDVVEIDTWVDAAGKNGMRRDWIIRDSNSQMIITRATSTWVIMNRETRRLSKIPDEVKKEVRPFYLDRRSIPTVDSDGEKIDKLTDETADRIRSGLAPRWSDMDANQHVNNVKYIGWILESVPIDVLEHYNLTSMTLEYRRECRQSNVLESLTRVMKSQTAENTENSTENDREELESTHLLRMQATDKAEIVRARSVWQSKHERT is encoded by the exons ATGAAATCTATGGCATCAACCCAAAACACCGCCTTTTGTCGCCCGGAGGCGTTTGTCAGGGCGGAGAAGAGGAATTTCGCGGGGTTATGTGGGTTGGGAAACCATGGAAAGGTGGGAGAAAGGCTGGTGGTGAAGGCGAATGTCGGGGGATACAAGGGTGTGGACATGATCAATGGAAGGAAGGTGAATGGGGTTGTTCTGAACGTCGATTTGGGCACAAGAGGTATTGATTTGGTGAAGAAAAGCAGCAGTGCTGTGGTTAACGTCCATGACCCGGTTCAGTCTTGGTTACTGGGGAGGTTTGTGGAGGACCGGTTTGTTTACAGACAGACGTTTGTGATTAGGTCTTACGAGATTGGACCGGACAAAACTGCCACCATGGAAACTCTCATGAATCTGCTTCAg GAGACGGCTCTAAATCACGTGACATGCTCTGGCCTGGCTGGAAACGGGTTCGGGGCAACCCGAGAGATGAGCCTCAGAAAACTCATTTGGGTCGTCACTCGGATTCATGTTCAAGTAGACAAATACAGCTCCTG GGGAGACGTGGTAGAAATCGATACCTGGGTCGATGCAGCAGGGAAAAACGGAATGCGAAGGGATTGGATCATTCGGGATTCGAATTCTCAGATGATCATAACAAGAGCAACAAG CACTTGGGTGATAATGAACAGAGAAACAAGAAGGTTGTCTAAAATCCCCGATGAGGTGAAAAAGGAGGTGCGGCCCTTCTACCTGGACCGAAGGTCGATCCCTACGGTGGATTCTGACGGCGAAAAAATCGACAAACTCACCGATGAAACTGCGGATCGCATTCGATCGGGTTTAGCC CCAAGATGGAGTGATATGGACGCCAACCAGCATGTGAACAACGTCAAATACATTGGATGGATTTTGGAG AGTGTGCCAATAGATGTGTTGGAGCATTACAACCTCACAAGCATGACTTTGGAGTATCGTCGCGAGTGTCGACAATCCAACGTCTTGGAGTCCTTGACAAGAGTGATGAAGTCCCAAACTGCTGAAAACACCGAAAATAGCACGGAAAATGACCGAGAAGAACTAGAGAGCACGCATTTGCTTCGGATGCAGGCTACTGATAAGGCTGAGATAGTCCGAGCAAGATCAGTATGGCAATCCAAACACGAACGCACGTGA
- the LOC131335189 gene encoding HVA22-like protein e: MANTNQDPSRLWTFLTLLHSLAGPVLMLLYPLYASVIAIESPSKVDDEQWLAYWIIYSFLTLMEMLLQPVLEWIPFWYDLKLVFVAWLVLPQFKGAAFLYHRFVRENIRKYGLVDGNWKSPPGKAKGKNKFVDFITTKKGEHEAS, from the exons ATGGCTAATACTAACCAAGATCCGAGTCGTTTATGGACTTTTCTCACCCTTCTCCACTCTCTCGCCGG GCCAGTTCTTATGCTGCTGTACCCTTT GTATGCGTCGGTAATAGCGATAGAGAGCCCATCAAAGGTAGACGATGAGCAGTGGCTTGCTTACTGGATCATATACTCATTCCTCACTCTCATGGAGATGCTCCTCCAACCTGTCTTAGAATG GATACCATTTTGGTATGATCTAAAGCTGGTGTTCGTGGCGTGGTTAGTTCTGCCTCAGTTCAAGGGAGCAGCTTTCTTGTACCACCGATTTGTTAGAGAGAATATCAGGAAATACGGGTTAGTCGATGGCAATTGGAAGTCTCCTCCCGGCAAGGCCAAGGGCAAGAACAAGTTTGTGGACTTCATTACCACTAAGAAA GGAGAGCACGAGGCTTCTTGA
- the LOC131335190 gene encoding 11-beta-hydroxysteroid dehydrogenase A-like, with protein MDLINMFLNLVAPPFTFFTLLFLLPPYQALKCFLSLLTFVFHENVAGKVVLITGASSGIGEHLAYEYARRGAYLALSARRENRLRSVADRALELGAPDVIAVRADVSRVDDCRRFVEEAVNHYGRLDHVVNNAGISHVCMLEEVDDVTNLRPVMDINFWGSVYTTRFAAPHLRNTGGKIIALSSSAWWLTLPRMSIYNASKAAMFALFETLRVEFAPEIHITIVTPGFIESELTQGKYLAKDGKLTLDLDIRDAQVGIVPVQRVDACARAIVNGACRGERYVTEPKWFRVTYWLSVVVPEVIDWTYRMLYMTSPGEPAYEAFTKKILDMTGAHRVLYPETIQTPEIKTD; from the exons ATGGATCTTATTAACATGTTCTTGAACCTTGTAGCTCCTCCCTTCACCTTCTTCACTCTCCTGTTTTTGTTGCCACCCTACCAGGCTCTCAAGTGCTTCCTCTCGCTCTTGACCTTCGTCTTCCATGAAAACGTCGCTGGCAAGGTCGTCCTCATCACCGGCGCTTCCTCCGGCATAGGCGAG CACCTTGCTTATGAGTACGCAAGGAGAGGGGCATACCTGgccctctcagcaaggagggaGAATCGTCTACGCTCAGTTGCAGACAGGGCGCTAGAGTTGGGTGCTCCTGATGTTATTGCAGTACGGGCCGATGTTTCGAGGGTCGATGATTGTAGGCGGTTTGTTGAAGAAGCAGTGAATCACTATGGCAGAT TGGACCATGTGGTGAACAATGCTGGGATCTCACACGTCTGCATGCTTGAAGAAGTGGACGATGTCACCAACCTCAGACCCGTTATG GACATCAACTTCTGGGGTTCGGTTTACACCACCCGGTTCGCTGCGCCTCATCTAAGAAACACAGGAGGCAAGATCATTGCTCTCTCATCATCGGCTTGGTGGTTGACATTGCCGCGAATGAGCATCTACAAC GCTAGTAAGGCCGCGATGTTTGCCTTGTTCGAGACTTTGAGAGTTGAATTTGCGCCGGAGATCCACATCACCATTGTTACTCCCGGGTTTATTGAGTCTGAACTGACCCAAGGGAAGTACCTCGCAAAGGATGGAAAACTCACATTGGATCTAGACATAAGGGAT GCACAAGTAGGTATAGTCCCGGTGCAAAGAGTTGACGCCTGCGCAAGGGCGATCGTGAACGGGGCTTGCCGTGGGGAAAGATATGTGACTGAGCCCAAATGGTTCAGGGTTACCTACTGGTTGAGTGTTGTCGTCCCGGAGGTGATAGATTGGACTTACAGAATGCTGTACATGACAAGCCCCGGGGAACCGGCTTACGAGGCGTTTACCAAGAAGATCCTCGACATGACCGGTGCGCACAGAGTCCTCTATCCGGAGACAATCCAGACTCCGGAGATCAAAACGGactaa